From one Rosa rugosa chromosome 4, drRosRugo1.1, whole genome shotgun sequence genomic stretch:
- the LOC133745005 gene encoding uncharacterized protein LOC133745005 — translation MGTLSEWFAGVLVPKIFGFYVHKLLIMLFLALSIILVAALLHPLNLKLDLTTEMALVEDKRAGAEIVHGAQECYQQSIDLLEELGFPKGVLPLQDLVECGRVKETGFVWMKQKAPYEHFFVGSNTRVSYATEVTAYVEKGRMKKMTGIKSKQVFLWVPISEMIMEEPATKKITFKTPMGLGRTFPVTAFMTEEEKQKYLENGN, via the exons ATGGGCACCCTGAGTGAGTGGTTCGCAGGAGTTTTAGTTCCCAAAATCTTTGGATTTTATGTTCATAAATTGCTTATCATGCTTTTCCTA GCTCTTAGCATTATATTAGTCGCAGCTCTCCTCCATCCTCTGAATCTGAAATTAGACCTCACCACAGAAATGGCTCTTGTGGAAGACAAGCGTGCAGGTGCTGAGATTGTGCATGGAGCTCAAGAGTGCTACCAACAGTCCATAGATCTCTTGGAAGAGCTGGGATTTCCCAAAGGTGTTCTTCCCCTGCAAGATCTGGTGGAGTGTGGAAGGGTGAAGGAAACTGGGTTTGTGTGGATGAAGCAGAAGGCGCCATACGAGCACTTCTTTGTTGGGTCGAACACGCGTGTGAGCTACGCGACTGAGGTGACTGCGTATGTGGAGAAGGGcaggatgaagaagatgaccGGGATCAAGAGCAAGCAGGTGTTTCTTTGGGTGCCTATTAGTGAGATGATCATGGAAGAGCCAGCAACCAAGAAGATCACTTTCAAGACTCCGATGGGGCTCGGAAGGACTTTTCCGGTCACGGCTTTCATGACCGAGGAGGAGAAGCAGAAGTATCTGGAGAATGGTAATTGA
- the LOC133742687 gene encoding uncharacterized protein LOC133742687 — protein MAQPNLTGSENAFRLIFLLRKPPPLFTATHLSQLLNNSRFTDSQSKFLIRFGRSTRNMALTNFILTVAGVSAVVLLLRSDVKQSATIFRRNVKHIRKWLEEESKAVPKELETKVPPKDVPKEDKH, from the exons ATGGCCCAGCCCAACCTCACTGGATCCGAAAACGCATTTCGCCTGATTTTCTTGCTCCGAAAGCCACCACCACTCTTTACCGCCACCCACCTCTCTCAGCTACTCAACAACTCCCGGTTCACCGATTCTCAGTCAAAATTTCTCATCAG GTTTGGGAGAAGCACAAGAAATATGGCTTTGACAAACTTCATACTGACAGTGGCTGGTGTAAGTGCTGTAGTTCTTTTATTGAGGAGTGATGTGAAACAGTCAGCTACCATCTTCAGGCGGAACGTCAAACATATCCGCAAGTGGCTTGAAGAAGAATCCAA GGCAGTCCCAAAGGAACTGGAAACAAAGGTTCCGCCAAAGGATGTTCCCAAGGAGGACAAGCACTAG